GTGAACTGTGTGCAATGGACAGCTCCGGGCTCCGTGTCACACTTTATAAAGTGTCATCAGGCTAAATTGTCTTTTTAGGTCACAATACAAAGAGGTCCATTGACTCGGTCTGCCCGGCTGGTCATCGTTAttgatcaatatatatatacacacacacacattgcctAATACAGATACGTTAATAAAACAAGATAACcattcagattattattttattatgtaagtGATAAATATTATTAGAATCTTTTGCATTTTGACTAGAAATGTTGATTTCCCATAAATGCACAGCTTGGTCATAGGTAACGTCCATAGGATTACAATGTTGTCTGTAACGGCGATGttacttttctttgtctttgccAAACTCCATGAGATGCAGGCGGGACGGACATTAATCTAAGAGCACACGATTCGTTCACTGGTTCTGAAGACAATAGGACAACAGTCCacacagattaaataaatacatgactaaaaACCCAACAGAGCATATATGAGCTGATCATATCGGTGTCATTTCATTTTAGAGACGGGTTGGCCTGACCTGGGGCTGGTAGCTCCCCCACACCTGGGCAGGAGCAGGAGGTGTGACACTGGAGGTTCTGCTGGTGGGGACGGTCCGGTGCGGACGCTCTAGAAGGCCATGGGGCGGCTGGACGAGTCTGCCAAGCGGAGGATCGTGGAGCTGCGTCGCTCCGGGCTGAGCTTCCGCAAGATCAAGGCCATACTGGAGCTGGAGCACATCATGGTTTCCACACAGACCATCTACCTGTTcctcaagaagaagaagaaggtgaAGCTGGAGGCGGGGGAGCCATGCTCGCGGccgggggcaggggcaggggcaggggcaggggcaggggcaggggcagggccggggccgggggcaggggcagggccggggccggggccggggccgggggcagGCGGGGGCTCCAGCTCAGGCTGGGCGGACCAGCAGCTGTGGAGCCTGATGCAGGAGGAGGCCTCGTCCAGGTTCGTCAGTGCCcaggggccggggccggggcagGGGCCGCTCCCTGTGTGCCCCACAGACAGTCCAGGACAGCCCTCTGGGCCGAGCCATCCCCACGCGGCCAGCAAGGAGCGACTATCCAGGGAGGAGGGAATTCGGATTGTCAGCGTCACCTCCCTGTCCCAGAGCGCCGCACACACAGACGCTCACAGACCAGAGGCTGTAGGGCAGAAACCCGGCCCAGTGGGAGCCCAGTCCACCAACCAAGGTCAGAATTGTTTTCCTCGGTATTTTCATTGTAATTGCTTGGCAGTGCTTTTTCACAGTTATAAATATCGGCACCACAAACACAAGTGTTATTATTAAGCAATATGTGTATTAGTATTGTTGTTATGGTTCTGTCATTTGGTTTCTTTGGTCTCTGCGTTTGCAGCTCTGCCCGGCTGCAGCGTGGTGCCCAATCCCGGAGGCCCTGTGCCTCCCGTCCCCCTGCCTAGAGTGCCTCCTGGAGGGGGCGTCCGCAGACGAGCCCACCCGACCCCACCCAGGAACCCTGTCCTGATCGCCCGCAAGAGACTGCTGGACAAGGCCCTGCTCCACAAAGTCCGGGTAgcctgtctttctctcttttctctttccttttccTCTTCTGTTCAGTTTTGGGGTGAATCTAAACAAAGGTACATTTCATAGGGAAGTATCTCAGTGGGGCACAATAGCCCTCACAGCAGTGAACAACATTTGATTTTCTTGCCCTGGCACACGTCTCATCTTGTGCTCAGTTTGCTGATTGTATCCATGCAGTGGCTCTGTGGATTGATTGGATGGCAGAATGTTTTCATTGTCCCTGGCTTACAATGGACGCATATTTAGTGTTTCAGTTGTTCTGCGAATGTCAATGATTCAAGTCTCTCAATACTTTGACAGGTCAGGGAGACAGTTACTCTGGGCAGCCAGCAGGAGGCTCTGTTCCCCAGGAGAGACCAGCCTTCTGTCCCCAGCTCTCCTCTCAGAAAGGTGCCTGCAGTGCAGTGTCCATCCGCTCTGGGCAGGCTTCACACAGCGGTACGTACCTGAGTATTCTATCTCCCGCAGAACACACACGGGCACAGCATCACTCCTGCCCCGAGGGACATTCCCACAGAGCAGATTCATAGACACACAATTATAACTGATCAgtgccaaacaaaacaaaaatcaaatcaaataaacccaACACGTCTGTTTACCTGCAGAAGAAGAGTTCGGGAGGGCAGGCTGCCCCGGTTGACCCCAGCCGGCTGCTCCATCGACGGGGGTGTCCTCCCAACTCCTCCCCGCAGCCACGCCTCCAGACTCAGACTCTGCCCCGCGCCGGCTGTGGCACGAGCTCGAACCTCAGCACGGCTCCAGCCACTCTGGGCCCGGGTCCCACAGGCCCACCGTGCCGGACCAACTCGGTCAACGGCAGCTCGAACGCTGCGGTGGGCCGCGGTGGGCCCTCGGGGAGAGGTGCCAGCCGCGGCCTGCAGTGCCCCGGCCCGGCCCTGGGGACGGGGATCAGTGGCGCCATCCAGGGGCAGCTGGAGGGCTTGAGCGGAGAGCTGCGGACCCTTGGCAGGGCGGTGCGGATGCTGGCGGAGCAGCAGGGCCGCGTGGAGAGGGAGCAGGCCGCGCAGACCCAGATACAGCGGCAGATTCTCAGCACCTTGCAGGCGCTGGCTGCCTCCCTGGTCCCAGCaccccctcctccaccaccGCCACCGTCCGTAACCAGCACAGACAGCCCGGCGCCGGCACACGCGCCGTACACCCCCTTCAACCAGGACACCTACCAGCCCACCAGCCACTACAAGCTGGCcaatcccaccgctgccaccTGCAGTCCCCGTCTGAGCCCGCCCAGTCCGAGTGGCTACCAGAACTCGGGCTCCGGCCTTCTCGGCACCACACAACACTACTACCCCCCGGTCAGCGCCGACTCCCGCCTCCTGGACCCCCCCCAGCGCCCGTCCGACAGCCACCCCGACTCTGCCGACTCCCAGTTTAACGTCCTAAAGGTGGAGATTCTGTGAGAGAGCGGGACGCACGGCTCCTGGGAATAGACAGGGTTTTCTCTGTTTTTGGACCAAAGCCACTTCTCTCACTGCAGCCGCTCCAGCTGTTACAGACGCGGCTCACGAGGCCATCACTTACATCCGATTCGATTGGCTCATAAACCGATTGCAAAGTTGGTCCTGATAAGCTaccttacattttttattactttttatcttttttagaTTTCATACGACCTGCGTTCCAGGTCTCTGACGTTTTAATAATTGGAGGAACCGGAGCATCTTgttttgtattcatgttttgcTGAAGTCCCTCCTGAACACTTTAATAATCCATATTGCTATTACGggttcagtttttggtaattaATTATCGTTACTCCACCCGATTATTAACCAACATTAATGAAGTTCTTTATATAATTCATATTTGAGTTGCGACTGACAGCGGCAGTGCTGTGACTGACCTGTGTCTCGGGTGGAGTTCAGCGCTGTCAGAGTGAGCTGTCTGTGGCACGATGTAATGCATTCACTACCTCCCTCCAGCTGCGCACGGTGCCGCCCGGTGCTTGTGACAGTTTCCCGACCCAATAAAGCAGCCCTTACCGGTCGGTGCTGTATTGCTTTCCAAACTCTCCTTGGtcattgtgatttattttcgCATTTGTTCTAAGGCATGTGGCTCCAtacttctctctctcatctcttaATTTCGCAAGCAGGTGAGAAGAGAGGAACACACAAAGTATTTTAAGAGTGGGAGGATCTCACTCCACATAGGATTAAGACTTTATAACAATTGAATGTGATGGAAAGGAGGATAAAATTAAGGCGCTCtcgaggggaaaaaaagtgagTGGTTTGGTTTTGTACCTGAAGCAACTGAAGCGTGGTTTCCACTGTGGCAGACCTTTACAGAAGAACACTTTAAAGAATATAGTATAGGGGTATTGCTACACAGCCGAAAACAGGAAGTTTCAAGTAATATGGATATATGTAGTAATATGCatttatgaaaaaatacatcttaaaaagtattttcagaAATGTCCAGCTAAACCTACACATGTTGTTTTGCAAGATTTGTGCAACAGTGAAGGTCAAAGTTTTATTTGCATTGAAGCACATTCCCCACACAACTAGAAATAGGTCAGAGAACACGTTCAGATTTATTTGATTAAGTTAAATCTGCATAGAAGCATCAGcctaaacataataaaaccaCAGCAGCTCAGAATACACCGTGTTCAGAACTTAATTTAGGGTAAATTGTTATCCTcccctttttttatatatataaacttctcCCAGACCAGGCGGTGGGAGGGCATTTCACAAGCTTTGTGTAGGTGTGGATGAACAGGAGCCCAAATCCAACCAAACGggctgtgagagagaaagagcggATCAAAGCTGGCCAGAAGGGCATGAACAGAAAGCAAACTGATCAACTGACACCCCTCAGAGGAGGAGGTACAAGTGCTGTTATTCACGTGTGTCCACAGTTCCACCGCAAAAGTAGCAGatgaaaaaacattattttatatatatatatatatatatatatatacagtgagggaaagaagtatttgatcccctgctgattttgtacgtttgcccactgacaaagaaatgatcagtctataattttaatggtaggtgtattttaacagtgagacagaataacaacaaaaaaatccagaaaaacgcatttcaaaaaagttataaattgatttgcatgttaatgagggaaataagtatttgatcccctatcaatcagcaagattaaaagggagtgctcctaatctcagttcgttacctgtataaaagacacctgtccacagaagaaatcaatcaatcagattccaaactctccaccatggccaagaccaaagagctgtccaaggatgtcagggacaagattgtagacctacacaaggctggaatgggctacaagaccatcgccaagcagcttggtgagaaggtgacaacagttggtgagattattcgcaaatggaagaaacacaaaataactgtcagtctccctcggtctggggctccatgcaagatctcacctcgtggagtttcaatgatcatgagaacggtgaggaatcagcccagaactacacgggaggatcttgttaatgttctcaaggcagctgggaccatggtcaccaagaaaacaattggtaacacactatgccgtgaaggactgaaatcctgcagcgcccgcaaggtccccctgctcaagaaagcacatgtacaggcccgtctgaagtttgccaacatctgaatgattcagaggagaactgggtgaaagtgttgtggtcagatgagaccaaaatcgagctctttggcatcaactcaacttgccgtgtttggaggaggaggaatgaccccaagaacaccatccccaccgtcaaacatggaggtggaaacattatgctttgggggtgtttttctgctaaggggacaggacaactgcaccgcatcaaagggacgatggacggggccatgtaccatcaaatcttgggtgagaacctccttccctcagccagggcattgaaaatgggtcgtggatggggattccagcatgacaatgacccaaaacacacagccaaggcaacaaaggagtggctcaagaagaagcacattaaggtcctggagtggcctagccagtctccagaccttaatcccatagaaaatctgtggagggagctgaaggttcgagttgccaaacatcagccttgaaaccttaaggacttggagaggatctgcaaagaggagtgggacaaaatccctcctgagatgtgtgcaaacctggtggccaactacaagaaacgtctgacctctgtgattgccaacaagggttttgccaccaagtactaagtcgaaggg
This sequence is a window from Amia ocellicauda isolate fAmiCal2 chromosome 17, fAmiCal2.hap1, whole genome shotgun sequence. Protein-coding genes within it:
- the LOC136712374 gene encoding proline-rich protein 36, whose product is MQEEASSRFVSAQGPGPGQGPLPVCPTDSPGQPSGPSHPHAASKERLSREEGIRIVSVTSLSQSAAHTDAHRPEAVGQKPGPVGAQSTNQALPGCSVVPNPGGPVPPVPLPRVPPGGGVRRRAHPTPPRNPVLIARKRLLDKALLHKVRVRETVTLGSQQEALFPRRDQPSVPSSPLRKVPAVQCPSALGRLHTAKKSSGGQAAPVDPSRLLHRRGCPPNSSPQPRLQTQTLPRAGCGTSSNLSTAPATLGPGPTGPPCRTNSVNGSSNAAVGRGGPSGRGASRGLQCPGPALGTGISGAIQGQLEGLSGELRTLGRAVRMLAEQQGRVEREQAAQTQIQRQILSTLQALAASLVPAPPPPPPPPSVTSTDSPAPAHAPYTPFNQDTYQPTSHYKLANPTAATCSPRLSPPSPSGYQNSGSGLLGTTQHYYPPVSADSRLLDPPQRPSDSHPDSADSQFNVLKVEIL